A window of the Lolium perenne isolate Kyuss_39 chromosome 7, Kyuss_2.0, whole genome shotgun sequence genome harbors these coding sequences:
- the LOC127314152 gene encoding F-box protein At5g39450, whose product MAAVVDGAELILSVPDDVLALISAHLRPGDLLALSAASRRLHAALSAADKPWLAQCRRLLPSSLSHLLAWRAAAGGSSLTVCRFLHSVSPLRGLWAHQNPELGNLVAALPGFLSLVAVRAIPQELSPRLLWAPVFEILADAHGRPTLLFLHGHHPGSLFPGLLDALNPHANTLLLEAHASLSSSPIQQFPRLSFGNRRRLLDALVASCRLTLPPDLAAAPLFARSDEDIPALAARREAMLRMHTESGGGMVGTPELEALLLGAKKMLPLPAVDATGDEVGLRRSLSAMACRLKNGLRHMVTRSASANSRSDYADSKHLPFDKFLRAGQMVGLSLRGSRVRLSTYRAWPSMNDNRLALYKLTTQTPMPGREYAGLWGGTFGWPPGRPEDECKPGKALFFLLLSYEKDSEGKLLLIATKVLEGTHYVVHPNGSSMFVVRVGEPSTEAFPWMTEDEDSRSVDIERSFAGEGIANGYGFRYPGSKPGSLFVLQDGWLAFVWRDSKSVLTLQRLNLEELLRKGERVPALPPIPNFVYLTKSYSNVYTVMHGSSSCSSSTSQVKDATKGHELG is encoded by the exons ATGGCTGCCGTCGTCGACGGCGCCGAGCTCATCCTGTCGGTGCCGGACGACGTGCTCGCCCTGATCTCCGCCCACCTCCGCCCCGGCGACCTCCTCGCGCTCTCCGccgcctcgcgccgcctccacgcCGCCCTCTCCGCCGCCGACAAGCCGTGGCTCGCCCagtgccgccgcctcctcccctcCTCCCTGTCCCACCTCCTAGCCTGGCGCGCCGCCGCGGGCGGATCCTCCCTCACCGTCTGCCGCTTCCTCCACTCCGTGTCCCCGCTCCGCGGCCTCTGGGCGCACCAGAACCCCGAGCTCGGCAACCTCGTCGCCGCGCTCCCGGGCTTTCTCTCCCTCGTCGCCGTCCGCGCCATCCCGCAGGAGCTCTCCCCGCGCCTGCTCTGGGCGCCCGTCTTCGAGATCCTCGCCGACGCCCACGGCCGTCCCACGCTCCTCTTCCTCCATGGCCATCACCCAGGCTCCCTCTTCCCCGGCCTCCTCGACGCCCTCAACCCCCACGCCAACACGCTCCTCCTCGAGGCCCACGCGTCCCTCTCCTCCTCGCCTATCCAGCAGTTCCCGCGCCTCTCCTTCGGCAACCGCCGACGGCTGCTCGACGCCCTCGTGGCCTCCTGCCGCCTCACGCTCCCGCCGGACCTCGCCGCCGCGCCGCTCTTCGCGCGGTCCGACGAGGACATCCCCGCGCTCGCCGCGCGTCGGGAAGCTATGCTGCGGATGCACACCGAATCCGGCGGGGGTATGGTGGGCACGCCGGAGCTCGAGGCGCTGCTACTGGGCGCCAAGAAGATGCTGCCACTGCCCGCGGTCGACGCTACCGGCGACGAAGTGGGGCTGCGGAGGAGCCTCTCTGCGATGGCTTGCCGCCTCAAGAATGGGCTGCGCCACATGGTGACACGCTCTGCGTCAGCCAATTCGAGGTCAGACTACGCGGACAGCAAGCATCTGCCATTTGACAAGTTCTTGCGCGCCGGTCAGATGGTCGGCCTCAGCCTCCGGGGCTCGCGGGTGCGACTGTCGACCTACCGCGCATGGCCGAGCATGAACGATAACCGGTTGGCGCTCTACAAGCTGACGACGCAGACACCCATGCCCGGCCGGGAGTATGCCGGGCTGTGGGGAGGCACGTTTGGGTGGCCACCGGGGAGACCGGAGGACGAGTGCAAACCAGGGAAGGCTCTCTTCTTCCTTCTCCTTTCATATGAGAAAGACAGCGAGGGGAAGCTTCTGCTGATTGCAACCAAGGTGTTGGAGGGCACACACTATGTGGTGCATCCCAATGGGTCGTCCATGTTTGTCGTGCGGGTGGGTGAACCATCCACGGAGGCATTTCCATGGATGACAGAAGACGAGGATTCCCGCAGTGTGGACATCGAGAGAAGTTTTGCCGGGGAGGGCATTGCCAATGGTTATGGGTTCAGGTACCCTGGCTCAAAGCCTGGGTCATTGTTTGTTCTCCAGGATGGCTGGCTCGCCTTTGTTTGGAGAGACAGCAAGTCTGTCCTCACCTTGCAAAGGCTCAATTTAGAGGAGCTACTGAGGAAAGGGGAGCGTGTGCCTGCATTGCCGCCGATACCAAACTTTGTGTACCTCACCAAGTCTTACTCCAATGTTTATACTGTGATGCACGGTAGTTCCAGCTGCTCATCTTCTACCTCCCAG GTAAAAGACGCAACTAAGGGCCATGAACTCGGATGA